A segment of the Candidatus Methylomirabilota bacterium genome:
CGAGGTCACGCTCGCCCCGAGTCCCACGGAAGGCTGAAAGGGATAGAAGGGCGCCACCAGGGCGCCCGCCGCCCCCACGCAGGCCGCCCCGATGCCGAAGGCCACCGCGTAGACGCGTCGGACATCCGTGCCGATCACGGCGGCCCCGTAGGGATTGTCGGAAGCCGCCCGCATGCTGCGGCCGAGATCGGTCCTGAACAGGAACAGATACAGGAGGCCCGTGAGCAAGCCCGCGAGCAGGAATGTCACGAGCCGCGCCACATCCACGAAGAGAGGGCCGAGCCACACGGTGGAGAGGGCCAGAAATGATTTCACTCGCCGCGGGTCGGGCCCGAAGGCCACCAGGGCTCCGTTCTCCAGCACGAGGGCCACGCCCAGCATGAGGAGGATCTGCATCTCGTGCGGCGCCTCGATGATGCGGTTGACCAGTCCGCGCTGGACAACGAAGCCCAGCCCGAAGAGGGCGGCGGCGCAGAGGGGAAAGCCCGCATAGGGATCGAGGCCGAGACGCGTGGAGAGCAGGAAGGCCAGGTACATCCCCCAGACCATCATGTCGCCGTGGGCGAAGTTGACCACGCGCATGACGCCGAAGATCAAGGTCAGGCCCACCGCCATGAGGCTGTAGACGCCTCCGAACAGGAGGCCGTTGAGGAGGCCCTGCGCGATCAGCACGGAATCCATGGACTGTCCGGCACCTTAGCACGGCCCAAGGCCGGGATGATCCCGACCGCGGACTCGATCGGTAGGCGGCGCAACGACTCTCTTGGGGGGAGGCTTCGGAAGGGGGGCGAAGCCCCCCTCCGAGATTTCTACTTCTTCACGGGGAACACGTACCGCGTCTGTGCGGCCTCCTTGGGCCATACCACTTGAGGCTTCTGCTCCCGGATCTGGATCATGGCCGTGGAGGCATTGAGGTTGTCGCCGAGGTCGTTGAAGACCACTGGCCCGCTCGAGACCATGATGGGGTCTTTGAAACTGGTCTTCTTGATCGCCTCCACCACCGCCTCGGCCTCCGTGGTCTTGGCCCGCTCGAAGACGTCGGCCATGACCTCGACCGCCTCGTAGGAATAGCCGGAGTTGGTGTCGAAGGTCTTGCCTCCGGAGCGCTTGCCGTACTCCTCCCCGATCTTGAGGGCGCGCGTGTTCTTGAAGTTCACCCACGGGACATTGTCCATCACGTTCTCGACCAGCTCCTTGAGCTGGTCGATCTGGCCCTTCTCGTAGAAGCCCGGGGTGCCGGGGCTGATGACCCCCATCGCCTCCACGCGCTGCTTGGCCAGCTCCTGCAGGAGGAGGATGGCGCTGGTCGCCCGCACCACGGGCGCGATCACGTCAGGCTTGGCGGCCTTGACCTTGGAGACCTCCGTGGAGAGATCCTGCGTGTTCTCCGGGAAGGCGATTGTCTCCACGATGGCAAAGGGTGGCTTCAACGCGTCCACCGCGGCCTGGAACTGGCGCGCCTGGGTCTGGCCGAAGAGGTCATTGCTGTAGAGGACCACCACGCGCTTGGGGGCGACCTTGGCGTCCGCGAAGATCTCGCTCATGAACTGGACGGCCTTGCGCCCGAAGACGGCGGTGGTGACGAAGAGCCGGTAC
Coding sequences within it:
- a CDS encoding branched-chain amino acid ABC transporter permease → MDSVLIAQGLLNGLLFGGVYSLMAVGLTLIFGVMRVVNFAHGDMMVWGMYLAFLLSTRLGLDPYAGFPLCAAALFGLGFVVQRGLVNRIIEAPHEMQILLMLGVALVLENGALVAFGPDPRRVKSFLALSTVWLGPLFVDVARLVTFLLAGLLTGLLYLFLFRTDLGRSMRAASDNPYGAAVIGTDVRRVYAVAFGIGAACVGAAGALVAPFYPFQPSVGLGASVTSFNIVIIGGMGSLPGAFLGGLLVAVAESLGAVFLSPSLKELVSFSLLILILLFRPAGLLGGKVA
- a CDS encoding ABC transporter substrate-binding protein: ESTARIHREESMSEHGSTTRLPRRAFLTTAGAATGVAALGFPAVLRAQPKTIKIGAVHPVTGGLAEIGQACRLGAQMAVDSVNAAGGIKSMGGARLELLLGDSQTNPDVARTEAERLINAGAVILTGAFHSQHTASMVPVAQQKRVPFLIDISAADAITANVAKSVKEGQQKVQYVYRLFVTTAVFGRKAVQFMSEIFADAKVAPKRVVVLYSNDLFGQTQARQFQAAVDALKPPFAIVETIAFPENTQDLSTEVSKVKAAKPDVIAPVVRATSAILLLQELAKQRVEAMGVISPGTPGFYEKGQIDQLKELVENVMDNVPWVNFKNTRALKIGEEYGKRSGGKTFDTNSGYSYEAVEVMADVFERAKTTEAEAVVEAIKKTSFKDPIMVSSGPVVFNDLGDNLNASTAMIQIREQKPQVVWPKEAAQTRYVFPVKK